GCAATGAAATATGTACTatggataatttgaaattttggataAAAAATGTTTATCCCTCATCGAATTTTCTTCTAGCTCCGTTCACCTtgtggtcaatatttgcagtagcagatgtctccggggtggtttacagcatttaactttGGATTTTCTTAGCTTAAAATCCATTTTCCCTCACTATTAATTCATACTTCAAATTAGAAAccattttgaagtgaaaagaCTTACTTTTCAGCAATACCTACAAATTTCTGAAACGTTGTCACTGCTATAAAGTAAGGGTAAGTATTTCTACTTCAAAAGGTGTTCTTCATTCaaattttggatttttgtttaatgataatcagtttgaaataggcctaccaTATACCAGTTACATTCCTACACACTCATTTTTGAACAAAACTCTATTTTTCCCTTCTATTGTATACTATTAATGTGTAGGCCTAATTCTACCTTGTGGAAGAGAATAATATACAAAGTTGAAGGTGGTAGGCTATTTATTCTTATAGGTAGTTGAAACTTCTTCTTTGTATTATCACCTAATAGGAAACAAACATGTTGgttttgaaattaatagaaaGAATAGTAGGCATACCTTATGAATTGAACCTGTAAAAACCgtttaataatttaaagaagTTTTGTCTTATGATGTTTATGATAGAAAAGTTATTACTAGGCTtaatatcatttcaattttttcaatgaaaatagctctgaatattatcatatttataatcatgGTTTTTACTTAAGATGGATTCCAAGTCTCTGAATTAATGGTGGAAATAGAAGATGTCCATAAAACCGTTCTTCATCTTTTATAATCATTTATTGCACCCATTACCCATGCCTTTCCCTTCTTATAAAAAGATTATACCaggagaaaaatattataagtgTGTCTATTCAATATGCGGGGATATCCTAATCTAATCAAGgatcaattaattattcctATTTAGATTTGttaaatcataatattcatataatatattatatggtatttggtgaatcataaaGCCGTGTCTACACTGaaaaaatgttcgacatacatttcggcaaacatgttttttgaggagctcagggacaaaaattttaaaaatttgggCCAtaattgtttgtcaaacaaaaattactgtttttccaaactttttcagtgttgacagctgtaaaacataaaacctgtttttcgcacttacaaatattttgtttggtgacgcgtccacactggccacgggcaaacattgtttgtcaatcataataaaatttgcccaaactttttcaacaaacatgtttgtcgaacatttgttcagtgtggacacggctgaATATTCTACAATAGTTTGCCTATTTTAACGTTtgcataaaaataattaatattaccaATAGacgaaaaaaggaaaatataataatccTTTTTACTtgccttgccctattaccatgggtaaggaaagtattgctttccgaaaaaattaaggtaccccaatttcacaCAAGCGTCAGAGGtgaaaaattttcataacggcaaggaaagttgtgcgagtgcgccacaccaattTTTATGTATTCATATTCATAGTACAGTATCTTAGCGATTTTTATCTTATATTCACCTATGTGTAATTACAGGAAAACACTAGTAGGTAGccttaatatatttttttatcaaatccgTCTATTTTTGGCGATAATGCCATGAAATATtgagacaaataaatttttaagggacacttgataatgacattattAGGCTATCGCTGAATCCAGTAGTGTTTGATATAAAATGATCAGGATATCTAGTATTATCtgtaattttgtattcaaagattcaagtatccctattaaaatattcaacttgagtaaaattatattttatccagAATTTATTTACCTTGACAACTCCAGGCTCTTGTACCGGTTCTTCTTGCTCAATTTGTTTTTTTGCAGTGGATTCATCCAATGTAATCGACGTAGTCGAATGCCTTTTCTCGTCTTCACTCAATCCGTCCCCGTTATCATACACTATCCTTCCATTTTTGTCTCTCATCACCTTTATCCTTAGCAGATGGTTATTTATGCTAACTTCAATTTCTTTGTAATTCTTCGCTTCCAACTCAGAAGCTTGATCTCCATCTTCTATCAGTTCCTCACTGTCAACAATTGATTCATCATCTCCAAAACTCTCAACGCTATTTTCTTCactttcattttcaagttttacagtTTCAGCTCCATCAATTTCTAACTTATGTTCTACAGTATCAGAGTAGTTTTCTGTTATGTTTGTGGATGagttttgattttccacatgCACTGTGCTACTTTCAGTTTCCCTTGCCATCTGATCCATTTCCATCCCTTTGAACAGAAAATCACCATTCTGACCTCCGGATTGGAATCTTGTCACAATTTTTTCACCCCAACTAGTGAGACTTAGAAGAGCACTAATATACCCAAATCTCACCCCAGAGTCTGAAATCAATGGAAACTCCCCACGAATTCCCTCCCCTTTCATGAAATTGCTTCCAACATCAACCATAGATTCTCCAATAATTTTACTCTCAACACAGCCGTCTTCTTTCAGATATGTTTGAGAAaccaaaattttcactttaaaCTTACTTGGATTCCGTTTGTTATTCAAGTTTCGTGaagcaaaaatacaggattttCCTTTATTCAGAACTAGAGTGCTGTTGTTTTGAACTAGAAAGACTTCCTGACATACTTCCATTGGTAAGTAttgcaaaaattgaaaagaaaagcATAGCTTGATTTTTTCACCAAAGTGCTCTCCCAGAAATGAATCAACATCATCGAAACAAGCTTTCTGGACGAAAAATTCTAGAAGGTAGAGGTTTGTGAAGTCTATGTGATTCAGCATTATGATTTGCTACTCTAAATTTAAGGTTATTATCTTATCTTTTAATacatgaattttgttttgaatgtgcctagtttaatttgaaaaaaaccctCGTCATAATTATGTCAGTAATGAATATCAGGTGATTAACATTTTTAGAGTCATCATGGATGAGAATACAGTACTTGATAATAATTAGGcctatattaataaaatataattaagatCAATAACGCTCAGTCGTTGCACAAAGGTCTGTTAAtattaatcgtgattaaatacAACGGAAGCAAATCAGAGATAAGAATTCTTTTAGAAATCTTCTATTATGTTTGGTGCTCGTggcatattttaaaaataaaatttaacaggctcttgtgcaaccgggccttaggaTCATATTTTGACTTCTTGTGTAGTTTTGACTtcttgatattgtggtaattattcatattaaataaaaatatttaaatctgtggtttttgacaatttcttagtcttttcatttgatcatattattttgaCGTCAAACGATGCTTATACAGAGGAAGTAGAAAACTCGATTGTCTTCAAAGCCACTCCGCTGAGCCGCGCGGTAAACCTCTATACCGCCCAGTTTGACAACAGATATGCATTTCTGTTACATTGAGGCAGCTCTATCTCGACTTTCATGTTAACCAAAACCTCTTACCTCATACTCACTTACTTCATGCTTCTCTCCTTAGTCATGACCAGATATCTGGATTGACTGTATCAAAAAGTGGACATGACTTGGTCCTTGTCAAACCTTAGTTTGCAACACAGGGCTTataatgatcaataatatttcaatataacaataaattaacacATTTTGTTGTCTTTTTATGCTGATTCTATAAAAAAATCCTACATTCTATTTTTGTCTCTACCGGTAGCcgaacatgtcgtgacgaaatattCAAAAAGGGTTCTCagattttaattaaataaaataataagacaTGTCGAAAACCACACTTACTATCTTATTGagacttagaaagaccggtttcggttgttacaccattgtcaatctctgataaactataaacatgaataattaccacaatatcaacttctcaactacacaaaagtactcagatttatattttcatatatgtCATAATCTAAATATTGTTCATATTTAATATTGTCATGATCAAAACATCCACAACACTGGAAAGTAGTGCTATGAAAAATCTTGCTATAAGTCTGTGTATACCACATTTTTTTTGCAGCACAGGGCTTaatgatcaatattatttaatataaaaatctggtgtggtacactcacacaactttccttgctcattgaactgtaagcctcattctcaaacgagaataatgtaggggaata
The genomic region above belongs to Nilaparvata lugens isolate BPH chromosome 5, ASM1435652v1, whole genome shotgun sequence and contains:
- the LOC111046938 gene encoding uncharacterized protein LOC111046938; protein product: MLNHIDFTNLYLLEFFVQKACFDDVDSFLGEHFGEKIKLCFSFQFLQYLPMEVCQEVFLVQNNSTLVLNKGKSCIFASRNLNNKRNPSKFKVKILVSQTYLKEDGCVESKIIGESMVDVGSNFMKGEGIRGEFPLISDSGVRFGYISALLSLTSWGEKIVTRFQSGGQNGDFLFKGMEMDQMARETESSTVHVENQNSSTNITENYSDTVEHKLEIDGAETVKLENESEENSVESFGDDESIVDSEELIEDGDQASELEAKNYKEIEVSINNHLLRIKVMRDKNGRIVYDNGDGLSEDEKRHSTTSITLDESTAKKQIEQEEPVQEPGVVKIKGDRILLDVPEQATTPGPVESPVYTFKSGKQTDANVVTFSQTGDAQMEFGKADRQEETFLMVIKNNRHDSKVKNSNRLDLELRTRRQPEPKPQAEEKNTQYDVGDVPQSGGGKSRKGKKKDGKTKNKKK